A genomic window from Martelella lutilitoris includes:
- the bamE gene encoding outer membrane protein assembly factor BamE domain-containing protein gives MLKMIFTAALAGLITSGAAFAGMLDVHNPKMRFESVAPSLTELDAYFVRNGKPVTVDLVRQVEIGVGQDKVAALLGEPIKVTRRGNKATWDYNLKFVTADDGELVCQYKVLFGNAQQVDETVWRRPQCRELMVSRN, from the coding sequence ATGCTGAAGATGATTTTCACCGCGGCGCTGGCCGGCCTCATCACCTCGGGCGCTGCGTTCGCCGGAATGCTGGACGTGCACAATCCGAAGATGCGGTTCGAAAGCGTGGCGCCGTCGCTGACGGAGCTTGACGCCTATTTCGTGCGGAACGGCAAGCCGGTAACCGTCGATCTCGTCCGCCAGGTGGAAATCGGCGTCGGCCAGGACAAGGTCGCCGCGCTTCTGGGCGAACCGATCAAGGTAACGCGTCGCGGCAACAAGGCGACCTGGGATTACAACCTCAAATTCGTGACGGCCGATGATGGCGAACTCGTCTGCCAGTACAAGGTTCTGTTCGGCAATGCACAGCAGGTTGACGAGACCGTCTGGCGCAGGCCGCAATGCCGCGAACTGATGGTCAGCCGCAACTGA
- a CDS encoding type I secretion system permease/ATPase yields the protein MNIHINKDRDQGGEAGLEAGAVSARWIEALLAVAAHYRIDCSPEQLRLADAWDGHDDRKGRFGRLARQAGMAVRFIDTDIRKITQMRLPVILVFKDGQVAVAGKRNGEHFALTFSGDGGLASDTAIGALADRIELVAVVRPAGGMPDGRIDAYIEPYSKHWLRSIVLSDLRPYVSIMLASLAANVLALASVIFSMQVYDRVVPAQSYPTLFVLGGGALIAVIFAFVMRQMRMKITDVLGKRADLRISDKVFGHALRVKNTARPQATGTFIAQLRELEHVREMMTSSAIAAIADIPFFLLFCAIFWWVAGNLVWVPAVAVVLLIAPGILSQKKLHRLAKANMRESALRNAMLVEAVQGLDDIKLLQAEDRFQNHWNHYNAVNADSGMKLRDLVGTLGNWTQTVQGMVYIAVVAAGAPAVMFGDMTTGALVAAAMLSTRMLAPLASVTQILNRWQQAKITGESLDKIMMLPVDHPDNAKRIHKPVIEGDFHFKNAVFAYEKEPVLTIDELKIAAGSKIGIIGRNGAGKSTLLQGLSGLMEPRSGTVLVDGVNIGHVDPADLRRHIGLAGQNARLFYGTVRENLCLGAPSARDEELIEALERTGAWEFIRATPEGLDRQIQEGGIGLSGGQRQALILSRLLLREPSVVLLDEPTSALDETAEQKVLAALGALGAGTTLLVATHKPSVLTLVDRLIVVSNGRIIMDGARDNILARLRNGEATAATRRREGAK from the coding sequence ATGAATATCCACATCAACAAAGATCGCGATCAAGGCGGCGAGGCCGGGCTTGAAGCCGGGGCCGTTTCGGCCCGGTGGATCGAGGCGCTGCTGGCGGTCGCCGCTCACTACCGGATCGACTGTTCGCCGGAACAGCTACGGCTCGCCGATGCATGGGACGGCCACGACGACAGGAAAGGGCGGTTCGGCAGGCTTGCGCGCCAGGCCGGCATGGCCGTCAGGTTCATCGACACGGATATCAGGAAGATCACGCAGATGCGCCTGCCGGTCATTCTGGTCTTCAAGGATGGCCAGGTCGCGGTCGCAGGCAAGCGCAATGGGGAACACTTCGCGCTGACCTTTTCTGGCGATGGCGGTCTTGCCTCCGATACCGCAATCGGGGCGCTTGCAGATCGCATCGAACTTGTTGCGGTCGTTCGTCCGGCCGGCGGCATGCCGGACGGGCGGATCGACGCCTATATCGAACCTTACAGCAAGCACTGGCTGCGTTCGATCGTTCTGTCCGATTTGAGGCCCTATGTCTCGATCATGCTGGCGTCGCTTGCGGCCAATGTCCTTGCGCTCGCCAGCGTCATCTTCTCCATGCAGGTCTATGACCGGGTGGTGCCCGCACAATCCTATCCGACGCTGTTCGTGCTCGGCGGCGGCGCGCTTATCGCTGTCATATTCGCTTTCGTGATGCGCCAGATGCGCATGAAGATCACCGATGTTCTGGGCAAGCGCGCCGACCTGCGCATCTCAGACAAGGTGTTCGGCCATGCGCTGAGGGTCAAGAACACGGCCCGTCCGCAGGCGACCGGCACCTTTATCGCCCAGCTTCGCGAGCTGGAGCACGTGCGCGAGATGATGACCTCGTCGGCGATTGCGGCGATTGCGGACATTCCCTTCTTTCTTCTGTTCTGCGCGATCTTCTGGTGGGTCGCCGGCAATCTGGTCTGGGTGCCGGCCGTGGCCGTCGTGCTTCTGATTGCGCCCGGCATCCTGTCTCAAAAGAAGCTGCACCGGCTTGCCAAGGCCAATATGCGCGAATCCGCGCTGCGCAACGCCATGCTGGTCGAGGCCGTCCAGGGGCTTGACGATATCAAGCTCTTGCAGGCCGAGGACCGGTTCCAGAACCACTGGAACCACTACAATGCGGTCAACGCCGACAGCGGCATGAAGCTGCGCGACCTCGTCGGCACGCTCGGCAACTGGACGCAAACCGTTCAGGGCATGGTTTATATCGCCGTTGTCGCGGCCGGCGCGCCGGCGGTGATGTTCGGCGACATGACGACGGGCGCGCTGGTTGCCGCCGCCATGCTGTCGACGCGCATGCTGGCCCCGCTTGCAAGCGTGACTCAGATTCTCAATCGCTGGCAGCAGGCCAAGATCACCGGCGAAAGCCTCGACAAGATCATGATGCTGCCGGTCGATCATCCCGATAATGCAAAGCGCATTCACAAGCCGGTTATCGAGGGCGACTTCCACTTCAAGAATGCGGTCTTTGCCTACGAGAAGGAGCCGGTTCTGACCATCGACGAACTGAAGATCGCGGCAGGTTCGAAGATCGGCATCATCGGACGCAACGGCGCCGGCAAGTCGACCCTGCTGCAGGGCCTTTCGGGGCTGATGGAACCGCGCTCGGGCACCGTGCTGGTCGATGGCGTCAATATCGGCCATGTCGATCCCGCGGACCTTCGTCGCCACATTGGTCTTGCCGGCCAGAATGCGCGGCTGTTTTACGGCACGGTCCGAGAAAACCTATGCCTCGGCGCGCCCAGTGCCCGCGACGAGGAGCTGATTGAGGCCCTCGAGCGCACTGGCGCCTGGGAATTTATTCGCGCCACGCCCGAGGGCCTCGATCGGCAGATACAGGAGGGCGGCATCGGCCTTTCCGGCGGCCAGCGTCAGGCCCTCATCCTTTCGCGTCTGCTGTTGCGCGAACCGTCCGTTGTCCTCCTCGACGAGCCCACCTCGGCGCTTGATGAGACGGCCGAGCAGAAGGTGCTCGCGGCCCTTGGCGCACTTGGCGCGGGCACCACGCTGCTCGTCGCGACGCACAAGCCGTCGGTTCTCACCCTCGTGGACCGGTTGATCGTGGTGTCCAACGGCCGGATCATCATGGACGGCGCGCGCGACAACATCCTCGCGCGCCTGCGCAATGGCGAGGCGACCGCCGCAACCAGGCGCAGGGAGGGCGCGAAGTGA
- a CDS encoding Gfo/Idh/MocA family protein: MTRKFRVAVIGAGIAERHLTGFGWNADLFEVPVLCSLDEDRGRGLCEKYGIPEYVQNAETLFSRDDIDIIDICTPPHSHFDLARRALEAGKHVICEKPLFGSVADVDAMAEIAKATGRTIMPIFQYRYGMGLQKLKRLVELGLTGRAFMTTIETHWWRAPDYFAVDWRGKWKTELGGGLVGHAIHAHDMLNYIHGPCDEVFAYGATLNNEIETEDTMALAVRMKNGSLAALSMTLNSHKEISRLRFCFENVTAESIHEPYTMGRDPWRFIAKDEAHQKLVEAAFAEMPKTEDGYTRQFELFYHALAEGGAPPVTLQDARNSLELVTAAYHSDRSGLPASMPITADHPLYRSWLPELG, from the coding sequence ATGACAAGGAAATTTCGTGTCGCCGTGATCGGCGCGGGCATTGCCGAGCGCCATCTCACCGGTTTCGGATGGAATGCGGACCTGTTCGAGGTGCCGGTGCTCTGCTCGCTCGACGAGGATCGCGGCCGCGGCCTCTGCGAGAAATACGGCATTCCCGAATATGTCCAGAACGCCGAAACCCTGTTTTCGCGCGACGACATCGATATCATCGACATCTGCACCCCGCCGCACAGCCATTTCGATCTCGCCCGCCGGGCGCTCGAGGCGGGCAAGCACGTCATCTGCGAAAAGCCGCTGTTCGGTTCGGTTGCCGATGTCGACGCGATGGCCGAGATCGCAAAAGCGACCGGCCGCACGATCATGCCGATCTTCCAGTATCGCTATGGCATGGGCCTGCAGAAACTGAAGCGGCTGGTGGAGCTTGGCCTGACCGGACGCGCCTTCATGACCACGATCGAGACCCATTGGTGGCGCGCGCCGGACTATTTTGCCGTCGACTGGCGCGGCAAGTGGAAGACCGAGCTCGGAGGCGGCCTCGTCGGCCATGCCATTCATGCCCATGACATGCTGAATTACATCCACGGACCCTGCGACGAGGTCTTTGCCTATGGCGCGACGCTCAACAATGAGATCGAGACCGAGGATACGATGGCGCTCGCCGTCAGGATGAAGAACGGTTCGCTCGCGGCGCTTTCGATGACGCTCAACTCACATAAGGAGATTTCGCGCCTGCGCTTCTGCTTCGAGAATGTGACGGCGGAGAGTATCCACGAACCCTATACGATGGGCCGCGACCCCTGGCGCTTCATCGCGAAGGACGAGGCGCACCAGAAGCTGGTGGAGGCGGCATTCGCCGAAATGCCGAAAACCGAGGACGGCTACACCCGCCAGTTCGAATTGTTCTATCATGCGCTTGCGGAAGGCGGCGCGCCGCCGGTAACACTTCAGGACGCGCGCAATTCTCTGGAGCTGGTGACGGCGGCCTACCATTCCGACCGGAGCGGTCTTCCTGCGTCGATGCCGATCACGGCAGACCATCCGCTCTACCGGTCGTGGCTGCCTGAACTGGGATAG
- a CDS encoding FadR/GntR family transcriptional regulator, with amino-acid sequence MAENREGEEEGTGGGRKVRLLAAKRLYQVVARRIARMIEENQGRPGWHLPSERELAEQLEVSRTVVREAVIALEMRGIVEVRGRAGIVVLPAHVNALSFDALNTDIGPGPFELLEARLALESSAAALAAERATRYDIMELEECIERMQLETDEVFLNEKGDREFHLTIANMTGNAIILSMIQALWDQRDTSRMWSRVHRHIHAPKVRALWIGDHYAIVAGLKMRNGEAARHAMERHINNVTDELLRADELGRFSSGEAEE; translated from the coding sequence GTGGCGGAGAACCGAGAGGGCGAAGAAGAAGGCACGGGCGGCGGCCGCAAGGTGCGCCTGCTCGCCGCCAAGCGGCTCTATCAGGTCGTCGCGCGACGGATCGCGCGGATGATCGAGGAGAATCAGGGCCGCCCCGGCTGGCACCTGCCATCCGAACGCGAACTCGCCGAGCAACTGGAGGTCAGCCGCACGGTCGTGCGCGAGGCCGTCATCGCGCTTGAAATGCGCGGCATTGTCGAGGTTCGCGGCCGCGCCGGCATCGTCGTGCTGCCGGCCCATGTCAACGCGCTGTCCTTCGACGCGCTCAACACCGATATCGGTCCCGGTCCTTTCGAGCTTCTGGAGGCACGGCTGGCGCTGGAGTCGAGTGCGGCGGCTCTCGCGGCCGAACGAGCCACGCGCTACGACATCATGGAGCTTGAGGAATGCATCGAGCGCATGCAGCTCGAGACCGACGAGGTGTTCCTCAACGAGAAAGGCGACCGTGAATTTCACCTGACCATCGCCAACATGACCGGCAACGCGATCATCCTGTCGATGATCCAGGCGCTCTGGGACCAGCGGGACACATCGCGCATGTGGAGCCGGGTGCATCGTCACATCCATGCGCCGAAGGTCCGCGCCTTGTGGATCGGCGATCACTACGCCATCGTGGCCGGCCTGAAGATGCGCAACGGCGAGGCCGCGCGCCACGCCATGGAACGTCATATCAACAATGTCACGGATGAGCTCCTGCGGGCCGATGAGCTTGGCCGCTTCTCATCCGGCGAAGCGGAAGAATGA
- a CDS encoding HlyD family efflux transporter periplasmic adaptor subunit: MTSSAYDDLISGDEMSASGASRVVLVLTLVLGAFFAWAYVFSVEEVSSGPGTVVPLSHEQMIQSFDGGILAELDVSAGDIVDKGQVLARLDPTRAQAEYDETAARYRASLAQAARLQTEVTGAEVVHFPEALDGYPELRASEEALFVARQGSYRESLADMEADMALIDEQLRLTAPLVETGAASKVELIRLKRDRGDIKLKMDDLRARYVIESGEKPAEAQAEVQSLLSTLHGLEDTIDHTTILSPVHGIIKDVAVTTIGGVVSPNGAVMTIVPLNDQLLIEARISPRDIAFIHPGQEALVKITAYDYSVYGGLEGTVESISPDTIRDEINPENLYYRVYIRTASDALENASGKRFPITPGMIATVDIRTGEKTIWDYLVKPLNRGREALRER, from the coding sequence GTGACCTCGAGCGCTTATGATGATCTGATATCCGGCGATGAGATGAGCGCCAGCGGCGCGAGCCGGGTCGTGCTTGTGCTGACGCTCGTCCTCGGCGCCTTCTTCGCCTGGGCCTATGTTTTTTCGGTCGAGGAAGTGTCCTCCGGGCCGGGAACGGTCGTGCCGCTTTCGCACGAACAGATGATCCAGTCCTTCGACGGCGGTATCCTCGCCGAACTCGATGTCAGCGCCGGCGACATCGTCGACAAGGGGCAGGTGCTCGCGCGGCTCGATCCGACCCGCGCCCAGGCCGAATACGACGAGACCGCGGCGCGCTATCGGGCCTCGCTCGCGCAGGCCGCGCGCCTTCAGACCGAAGTGACCGGCGCCGAAGTCGTGCACTTTCCCGAGGCGCTGGATGGCTATCCAGAGCTCAGGGCCTCCGAGGAAGCCTTGTTTGTCGCGCGTCAGGGCAGCTACCGTGAATCGCTCGCCGATATGGAAGCGGACATGGCGCTGATCGACGAGCAGCTCAGGCTGACGGCGCCTCTGGTGGAGACGGGGGCGGCGAGCAAGGTCGAACTGATCAGGCTGAAGCGCGATCGCGGCGATATCAAGCTGAAGATGGACGACCTGCGCGCCAGATACGTCATCGAAAGCGGCGAGAAGCCGGCCGAGGCGCAGGCTGAGGTCCAGTCCCTTCTGTCGACGCTCCACGGGCTTGAGGACACGATCGATCACACGACGATCCTTTCGCCGGTTCACGGGATCATCAAGGACGTCGCGGTGACGACGATCGGCGGCGTCGTGTCTCCGAACGGCGCGGTCATGACCATCGTGCCGCTCAATGACCAGTTGCTGATCGAAGCCCGTATTTCCCCGCGCGACATTGCCTTCATTCATCCGGGACAAGAGGCTCTGGTGAAGATCACAGCTTATGACTATTCGGTCTATGGCGGGCTCGAAGGCACGGTCGAGAGCATTTCGCCCGACACGATCCGCGACGAGATCAATCCGGAAAATCTCTACTATCGCGTCTATATCCGCACGGCCTCGGACGCGCTCGAGAACGCTTCCGGCAAGCGCTTTCCGATAACGCCCGGCATGATCGCCACCGTCGATATCAGGACAGGCGAGAAGACCATCTGGGACTATCTCGTCAAACCCCTCAACCGGGGCCGGGAAGCCCTGCGCGAGCGCTGA
- a CDS encoding Gfo/Idh/MocA family protein, translating to MVRFAAVGIDHGHIFGQVKGLIAAGAEFVGYCEQTTVPALIETMRETYPDTPVLDRDAIFDDPEIDVICIAAVPADRADLAIRAMEAGKDVMVDKPGVTTPEQLEAVKAAVAGTGRIFSICFSERHCVRSAVKAGKLVREGAIGTVVQTLGMGPHRKQFDTRPDWFFRPERFGGIIVDIASHQIDQFLFFTGARKGEVVASSIGNFGTREAAEFQDFGEVLLRSDRASGYIRVDWFTPDGLPTWGDGRLTILGTDGYIELRKYVDIAGRDGKDHLFLVNKAGVEYIDCSQEPIEYFGRFIADVRDRTETAMTHDHVFEVCRLSLDAQARAADISPR from the coding sequence ATGGTGAGGTTTGCGGCCGTGGGCATCGACCACGGGCATATTTTCGGACAGGTCAAAGGGTTAATCGCGGCCGGCGCGGAGTTTGTCGGCTATTGCGAGCAGACGACGGTGCCGGCGCTGATCGAAACCATGCGGGAAACCTATCCCGATACCCCCGTTCTGGACCGGGATGCGATCTTCGACGATCCCGAAATCGACGTCATCTGCATTGCCGCGGTTCCCGCAGACCGGGCTGATCTGGCGATCCGCGCCATGGAGGCGGGCAAGGATGTGATGGTCGACAAGCCGGGGGTGACCACGCCGGAGCAGCTTGAGGCCGTGAAGGCGGCGGTTGCCGGGACCGGACGGATCTTTTCCATCTGTTTTTCCGAGAGGCACTGCGTGCGTTCCGCCGTCAAGGCCGGCAAGCTGGTGCGGGAAGGCGCAATCGGCACAGTCGTGCAGACGCTCGGCATGGGGCCGCACCGCAAGCAGTTCGACACGCGCCCGGACTGGTTCTTCAGGCCGGAGCGTTTCGGCGGCATCATCGTCGACATCGCCTCGCACCAGATCGACCAGTTCCTGTTCTTCACAGGCGCGCGGAAGGGCGAAGTCGTCGCTTCCAGCATTGGCAATTTCGGCACCCGGGAAGCCGCCGAATTCCAGGATTTCGGCGAAGTGCTGCTGCGCAGCGACCGCGCCTCCGGCTATATCCGCGTCGACTGGTTCACGCCCGACGGTCTGCCCACATGGGGCGATGGCCGCCTGACCATTCTGGGAACCGACGGCTATATCGAGCTTCGAAAATACGTCGATATCGCCGGCCGGGACGGCAAGGATCATCTCTTCCTCGTCAACAAGGCGGGCGTCGAATATATCGATTGCTCGCAGGAGCCGATCGAATATTTCGGCCGTTTCATCGCTGACGTGCGGGACAGGACCGAGACGGCGATGACCCATGACCATGTTTTCGAGGTCTGCCGCCTGTCCCTTGATGCCCAGGCCAGGGCTGCCGACATTTCCCCGCGATAG
- a CDS encoding TolC family protein encodes MEQPADIAAAGQSLDGLVRVALYQSPQMLERAATIREATGNIKVAKGGYLPMVSGGVTGGVGDADGPSFVLSANQMLFDFGRTDRKVARADIAAQEAVLQFQSDADAVLMDVLEAYAEFSRYRDNVAIGEERVKRLSALSDLIGQRATAGATTQSDVLAAANSLEQARHDLLETKSERDRAANQLREYAGPAAVSLKAELLDALGTCTPSTTIAGSLPDIALANLKVAQATLDYEDARKARLPGIAAEAYGRQPLYDEGFRVGVNFNVLPTLFQGGAIEAGRQAAEEAVAVAKASLDTTRRKATLEALDAGTEMANARELIASSGTQTRLLDETRTLYRSQYFDLGTRNLTDLLNAEEDYYDALVARSDSERDLDVALLQCHLVNATLRAALGLSQFTLYGFPIDGFAIDVGGEPASIGEAGPSDAS; translated from the coding sequence GTGGAGCAGCCTGCGGATATAGCCGCTGCGGGTCAGAGCCTCGACGGGCTGGTAAGGGTTGCGCTCTACCAAAGCCCGCAGATGCTGGAGCGCGCGGCGACCATCCGCGAGGCGACGGGCAATATCAAGGTGGCCAAGGGCGGTTATCTGCCGATGGTCAGCGGCGGCGTCACCGGCGGCGTCGGCGATGCCGACGGTCCGTCCTTTGTCCTGTCGGCAAACCAGATGCTGTTCGATTTCGGCAGGACCGACCGCAAGGTCGCACGCGCCGATATCGCGGCGCAGGAGGCCGTGCTGCAGTTTCAGAGCGATGCCGACGCCGTCCTGATGGATGTTCTTGAAGCCTATGCCGAATTCAGCCGCTACCGCGACAATGTCGCTATCGGCGAGGAAAGGGTGAAGCGCCTGAGTGCTTTGAGCGATCTCATCGGGCAGCGCGCGACGGCAGGCGCGACCACCCAGTCGGACGTGCTGGCGGCGGCCAACAGCCTCGAGCAGGCCCGCCACGACCTTCTCGAGACGAAGTCGGAGCGCGACAGGGCGGCCAACCAGCTTCGTGAATATGCCGGGCCTGCCGCGGTGAGCCTGAAGGCCGAACTGCTGGACGCGCTCGGGACCTGCACGCCATCGACGACGATCGCCGGCAGCCTGCCCGACATAGCGCTGGCGAACCTGAAGGTCGCGCAGGCGACGCTTGACTATGAGGATGCCCGGAAGGCGCGCCTGCCCGGAATCGCCGCCGAGGCCTACGGTCGCCAGCCGCTCTATGATGAAGGGTTTCGCGTCGGGGTGAACTTCAACGTCCTGCCGACCCTGTTTCAGGGCGGCGCCATCGAGGCGGGCCGTCAGGCCGCAGAAGAGGCCGTGGCGGTCGCCAAGGCCAGTCTCGATACGACGCGCAGAAAGGCGACGCTGGAAGCGCTCGATGCCGGGACCGAGATGGCCAATGCGCGCGAACTGATTGCGTCCTCCGGGACGCAGACCCGGCTTCTCGACGAAACCAGAACGCTTTACAGAAGCCAGTATTTCGATCTGGGAACCCGCAATCTGACTGATCTCCTGAATGCGGAAGAAGATTATTATGACGCGCTTGTCGCGCGCAGCGACAGCGAGCGCGATCTCGACGTCGCCCTCCTGCAGTGCCATCTTGTCAACGCCACTTTGCGCGCGGCGCTGGGCCTTTCGCAGTTTACGCTGTACGGCTTTCCCATCGACGGCTTCGCAATCGATGTCGGCGGGGAGCCGGCGTCAATCGGCGAGGCAGGTCCGTCCGACGCGTCCTGA